A genomic region of Salinibacter pepae contains the following coding sequences:
- a CDS encoding penicillin-binding protein 1A, giving the protein MSEWSYSDEELDQYFRDRSAREGNRPGEGASGDEEDGHGRPTTGFRGFFHRRIADPWAAQAAAVLSVLTGMLAIGVLAGGTYVWTLTDDIPSTERLEDPTMQLATIAYTADGEELARYARQNRSWAPYDSISSHVTDALIATEDQRFYQHWGVDPQAIVAAVADILTGNFRGASTITQQLARNLYNEAVGRAVTIPRKVREMVTAVELERRYTKREILEMYLNTVSFGGNVYGIESAARTYFGRRAARLDPLQAATLVGMLRATTYYNPVRNPQHAKQRRNVVLRLMREQGAISAAYYRDHVDDPVRADYHSSRLSASLAPYFAEHVRTTLSDWATDEEYSDHPLHGRDIYGDGLRVYTTLDSKLQKLARASVEHNMTALQKVVGYQWSEPSPGLYSSSLEDYRSLTPGEDYEPFAHFWASNPEVLNDFIRQTTRYDTLRARGRGPKAAVDRLRDAPSFLDSLKAAKSRLGAGLVSLDPRNGHVKVWVGGRDFETEKYDKVGTARRQPGSTFKPFTYTAAIDNGYSPYDTLLDSTFTWKDAGADTTWSPQNYDGESSGEMLTLSQGLANSKNTITARLALDLNPQTVTTYARRMGIPDETLKAVPSIALGTSNVRLLDMAAGYSTLANGGLYNEPVAITRVEDRYGNVLWESSSSPREALSKRTAYTVVDMMRGVIDYGTGVRIRTQFDLGEYDLGGKTGTTDRAADTWFMLMHPELVSGSWVGFEDQRLTFRTGFWGQGAHTALFLVGDYYRRITESDTVSLANTSFPLVEGYGAPEDTTGSPNGGRVGW; this is encoded by the coding sequence ATGTCTGAGTGGTCCTATTCCGACGAAGAGCTCGATCAGTACTTCCGTGACCGGTCCGCCCGGGAGGGCAATCGACCGGGGGAGGGCGCGTCGGGGGACGAAGAAGACGGACACGGGCGTCCCACCACCGGCTTCCGGGGCTTCTTTCACCGCCGGATCGCGGACCCGTGGGCGGCCCAGGCCGCCGCTGTGCTCTCCGTCCTCACAGGGATGCTGGCAATTGGGGTGCTGGCAGGCGGTACGTACGTCTGGACCCTGACCGACGACATCCCGTCGACCGAGCGCCTGGAAGACCCCACCATGCAGCTGGCCACCATCGCCTACACGGCCGACGGCGAAGAGCTGGCCCGGTACGCCCGCCAGAACCGCTCCTGGGCCCCCTACGACAGCATCTCGTCCCACGTCACCGACGCGCTCATCGCGACGGAGGACCAGCGGTTTTACCAGCACTGGGGCGTGGACCCGCAGGCCATCGTGGCCGCGGTGGCCGACATCCTGACCGGCAACTTTCGGGGGGCGTCGACCATCACGCAGCAGCTCGCGCGCAACCTGTACAACGAAGCGGTGGGGCGGGCCGTCACCATTCCGCGCAAGGTCCGAGAAATGGTGACGGCCGTGGAGCTGGAGCGGCGCTACACGAAGCGGGAGATCCTGGAGATGTACCTCAATACCGTGAGCTTTGGGGGAAACGTGTACGGCATCGAGTCCGCAGCCCGGACGTATTTTGGGCGGCGCGCCGCGCGGCTCGATCCCCTCCAGGCCGCCACCCTGGTCGGGATGCTGCGGGCGACCACCTACTACAACCCGGTGCGAAACCCGCAACACGCGAAGCAACGGCGCAACGTGGTCCTGCGGCTGATGCGGGAGCAGGGCGCCATCAGCGCCGCCTACTACCGCGACCACGTCGACGACCCGGTCCGGGCCGACTATCACTCCTCCCGCCTCTCTGCGAGCCTCGCCCCGTACTTTGCCGAGCACGTGCGCACCACCCTCTCGGACTGGGCCACGGACGAGGAATACAGCGACCATCCCCTCCACGGCCGCGACATTTACGGCGACGGGCTGCGGGTATACACGACCCTCGACTCCAAGCTGCAAAAGCTGGCCCGAGCGTCGGTGGAGCACAACATGACCGCGCTCCAGAAGGTGGTGGGCTACCAGTGGAGCGAGCCCTCGCCCGGCCTCTACAGCAGCTCGCTGGAGGACTACCGGTCGCTGACGCCCGGGGAGGACTACGAGCCGTTCGCCCACTTCTGGGCGTCCAACCCCGAGGTCCTGAACGACTTCATCCGCCAGACGACCCGCTACGACACGCTTCGGGCCCGCGGGAGGGGGCCGAAGGCGGCGGTGGACCGGCTCCGCGACGCCCCGTCGTTTCTCGACTCGCTGAAGGCGGCGAAGAGCCGCCTGGGGGCGGGGCTTGTTTCCCTCGACCCCCGGAACGGACACGTAAAGGTGTGGGTGGGGGGGCGCGACTTCGAAACCGAAAAGTACGACAAGGTCGGGACCGCCCGGCGGCAGCCGGGGTCGACGTTTAAGCCGTTCACTTACACCGCCGCCATCGACAACGGCTACTCCCCCTACGACACGCTCCTCGACAGCACGTTTACCTGGAAAGACGCGGGGGCGGACACGACGTGGTCCCCCCAGAACTACGACGGAGAGTCCTCCGGGGAGATGCTGACCCTGAGCCAGGGGCTGGCCAACTCCAAAAACACGATCACGGCCCGGCTCGCGCTCGACCTGAACCCGCAGACGGTCACCACGTACGCCCGCCGAATGGGCATTCCGGACGAAACCCTGAAGGCGGTTCCGTCCATCGCGCTCGGCACCAGCAACGTGCGGCTGCTCGACATGGCCGCGGGCTATAGCACCCTGGCGAACGGTGGGCTCTACAACGAGCCGGTCGCCATCACGCGGGTCGAAGACCGGTACGGCAATGTGCTCTGGGAGTCGTCGTCGAGCCCCCGAGAGGCACTCTCCAAGCGGACGGCCTACACGGTCGTCGACATGATGCGGGGGGTGATCGACTATGGCACCGGCGTGCGCATCCGCACGCAGTTCGACCTTGGGGAGTACGATCTGGGCGGAAAAACGGGGACCACCGACCGGGCGGCGGACACGTGGTTCATGCTCATGCACCCCGAATTGGTGAGCGGCTCCTGGGTGGGCTTCGAAGACCAGCGCCTGACCTTCCGGACGGGCTTCTGGGGGCAGGGGGCGCACACCGCGCTCTTCCTCGTCGGCGACTACTACCGGCGCATCACCGAGTCGGACACGGTGTCGCTCGCAAACACGTCGTTCCCGCTGGTGGAGGGCTACGGCGCCCCGGAGGACACCACCGGCAGCCCGAACGGCGGGCGCGTCGGGTGGTAG
- a CDS encoding UDP-2,3-diacylglucosamine diphosphatase — protein MVLFVSDMHFGRGARSAERTKEAALVECLKAHASAIDHLYLLGDVFDGYIEYRHLVPKGFVRFQGLLARWTDRGIPVTYLLGNHDPWHQDHFSEELGVTLVPDSIEATHFGRRLHLAHGDGLAATDPPRSWVRALLRHPVPVRLYRALLPADIGLGLARWVSRRLHDPDATDAATPARLRTQAHRLLRHEALDGVVLGHGHEPALDRGPDGVYLNTGNWYERRTFARLDEAGLRLQHWNGTRAQGIESVPS, from the coding sequence GTGGTTCTCTTTGTTTCCGACATGCACTTTGGGCGCGGGGCCCGCTCGGCGGAGCGGACGAAGGAGGCGGCGCTCGTCGAGTGCCTGAAGGCCCACGCGTCGGCCATCGACCACCTGTACCTGCTAGGCGACGTGTTTGACGGGTACATCGAATACCGCCACCTTGTCCCGAAAGGGTTCGTTCGGTTCCAGGGCCTGCTTGCGCGCTGGACCGATCGGGGCATTCCGGTGACGTACCTGCTCGGCAACCACGATCCGTGGCACCAGGACCACTTCTCGGAGGAGTTGGGGGTCACGCTCGTTCCCGACTCGATCGAGGCGACCCACTTCGGGCGACGCCTCCACCTCGCGCACGGCGACGGCCTGGCGGCGACCGACCCGCCGCGCTCCTGGGTGCGGGCCCTGCTCCGCCACCCGGTGCCGGTGCGGCTCTACCGGGCGCTGCTGCCCGCGGACATCGGGCTTGGCCTGGCGCGCTGGGTGAGCCGGCGGCTCCACGACCCGGACGCGACGGACGCGGCCACGCCGGCCCGCCTCCGAACGCAAGCCCACAGGCTCCTTCGGCACGAGGCGCTGGACGGGGTCGTGCTGGGGCACGGCCACGAACCGGCCCTGGACCGCGGCCCGGACGGGGTGTATCTCAACACCGGCAACTGGTACGAACGACGGACCTTTGCCCGTTTGGACGAGGCGGGGCTGCGCCTCCAGCACTGGAACGGCACGCGCGCTCAGGGCATTGAATCCGTTCCGTCGTGA
- a CDS encoding metallophosphoesterase family protein, producing MTLLHTADIHLGFKTHGRRDPDTGLNTRLLDVRRSLEAVVQRALDADVDAFLFCGDAYHTADPTPTQQDIFVQCLRPLADADIPVVLIVGNHDHPVTFGRASSLDIFDHIAGAVHCYRKPAPSVQVLDTKSGPLQLIPLPWPIRSQILARDEYRRMSPDEIRQFVEEHYVTYVQRRAAEIMEEETGITPEGTEHALSPDVPTVLAGHVTVQGAALSGSEHTTTIASEPKFTVGQLAVRPIDYVALGHVHRPQNRNEEGHPPVVYSGSIERVTFNEAQEDKGVQLVDIDPARDPGTQTTFVETPARPFVAVSVDARDADAPTEQVLAAIQERDVADAIVRVRYRVREEQVAQVDPERLREALAAADTVAGIERTVDPADRKRRTAVTRESGLEEAVRQYVGQHDELSGLEEDLVETALALEAGLEADEANPG from the coding sequence GTGACGCTGCTGCACACCGCGGACATCCACCTGGGGTTCAAGACGCACGGACGGCGCGATCCGGACACGGGCCTGAACACGCGGCTCCTCGACGTGCGGCGCTCGTTGGAGGCCGTGGTCCAGCGCGCCCTCGACGCCGACGTGGACGCGTTTCTGTTCTGTGGGGACGCCTACCACACCGCCGACCCCACCCCCACACAGCAGGACATTTTTGTCCAGTGCCTCCGGCCCCTCGCCGACGCGGACATTCCGGTCGTGCTGATCGTGGGCAATCACGACCACCCCGTCACGTTTGGCCGGGCCTCGTCGCTCGACATTTTCGACCACATCGCCGGCGCGGTCCACTGCTACCGCAAGCCGGCGCCCAGCGTCCAGGTCCTCGACACGAAAAGCGGGCCGCTTCAACTCATCCCGCTGCCCTGGCCCATCCGCAGCCAAATTCTTGCGAGGGACGAGTACCGCCGCATGTCGCCGGATGAGATTCGGCAGTTCGTGGAGGAGCACTACGTGACCTACGTCCAGCGCCGGGCCGCCGAGATCATGGAGGAGGAGACCGGCATCACGCCCGAGGGCACCGAGCACGCCCTGTCGCCCGACGTGCCCACCGTACTGGCGGGACACGTGACCGTGCAGGGGGCCGCCCTGTCCGGCTCGGAGCACACCACCACGATCGCGTCGGAGCCGAAGTTTACCGTGGGGCAGCTTGCCGTGCGTCCCATCGACTACGTGGCCCTGGGCCACGTGCACCGGCCGCAGAATCGCAACGAGGAGGGCCATCCCCCCGTCGTGTATTCCGGCAGCATCGAGCGCGTGACGTTCAATGAGGCCCAGGAGGACAAGGGGGTTCAGTTGGTGGACATCGACCCGGCGCGCGACCCGGGGACCCAGACCACCTTCGTGGAGACGCCGGCCCGCCCGTTCGTCGCGGTTTCGGTCGACGCCCGGGACGCGGACGCCCCGACCGAGCAGGTGCTGGCGGCGATCCAAGAGCGCGATGTCGCGGACGCCATCGTGCGGGTCCGGTACCGCGTGCGGGAGGAGCAGGTGGCGCAGGTTGACCCTGAACGGCTCCGGGAGGCCCTTGCGGCCGCCGACACGGTCGCCGGGATCGAACGCACGGTAGACCCGGCCGACCGCAAGCGCCGGACGGCCGTCACGCGCGAGTCCGGACTCGAAGAGGCGGTGCGCCAGTACGTGGGGCAGCATGACGAGCTGTCCGGACTGGAGGAGGACCTCGTGGAGACGGCCCTGGCGCTCGAGGCGGGGCTGGAGGCCGACGAGGCGAACCCTGGGTGA